The proteins below are encoded in one region of Balaenoptera acutorostrata chromosome 11, mBalAcu1.1, whole genome shotgun sequence:
- the NEUROD4 gene encoding neurogenic differentiation factor 4 yields the protein MAKTYVKPKEMTELVNTPSWMDKGPASQNEIKEEERRPAAYGMLGSLAEEHDSIEEEEEEEEDGEKPKRRGPKKKKMTKARLERFRARRVKANARERTRMHGLNDALDNLRRVMPCYSKTQKLSKIETLRLARNYIWALSEVLETGQTPEGKGFVEMLCKGLSQPTSNLVAGCLQLGSQSVLLEKCEEKSPICDSAISVHNFNYQSPGLPSPPYGHMETHLINLKPPVFKSLGESSFGSHPPDCSTPPYEGALTPPLSISGNFSLKQDGSPDLDKSYSFMPHYPSASLSSGHVHSTPFQASTPRYDVPIDMSYDSYPHHGIGAQLNTIFTD from the coding sequence ATGGCAAAAACTTACGTGAAACCCAAGGAGATGACAGAGTTGGTGAACACACCATCTTGGATGGACAAAGGTCCAGCTTCTCAGAATGAGataaaggaggaggagagaagaccaGCTGCTTATGGGATGCTTGGCAGCTTAGCTGAAGAGCATGACAGTattgaggaggaagaagaggaggaagaagatgggGAAAAGCCTAAGAGAAGAGGTcccaagaaaaagaagatgacAAAAGCTCGCCTTGAGAGATTCAGGGCTCGAAGAGTCAAGGCTAATGCTAGGGAACGGACCCGGATGCACGGCCTGAACGATGCCCTGGACAACCTGAGGAGGGTCATGCCGTGCTACTCTAAGACCCAAAAGCTCTCCAAGATAGAGACTCTTAGACTGGCCAGGAACTATATTTGGGCGTTGTCTGAGGTCCTAGAGACTGGACAGACACCTGAAGGGAAGGGCTTTGTGGAGATGCTCTGTAAAGGGCTCTCTCAGCCCACAAGCAACCTGGTGGCTGGATGCCTCCAGTTGGGCTCTCAGTCTGTCCTCCTGGAGAAGTGTGAGGAGAAATCTCCTATTTGTGACTCTGCCATCTCTGTCCACAACTTCAACTATCAGTCTCCTGGGCTCCCCAGCCCTCCTTATGGCCATATGGAAACACATCTTATTAATCTCAAACCCCCAGTATTCAAGAGTTTGGGAGAATCATCCTTTGGGAGCCACCCACCTGACTGCAGTACACCACCTTATGAGGGCGCACTTACTCCACCCCTGAGCATCAGTGGGAACTTCTCCTTGAAGCAAGATGGCTCCCCTGACCTGGATAAATCCTACAGTTTCATGCCACATTACCCCTCTGCTAGTCTAAGCTCAGGGCATGTACATTCAACTCCCTTTCAGGCTAGTACCCCCCGCTATGATGTTCCCATAGATATGTCCTATGATTCCTACCCCCATCATGGCATCGGGGCCCAACTCAATACAATCTTCACTGATTAG